A stretch of the Campylobacter concisus genome encodes the following:
- a CDS encoding DUF523 domain-containing protein produces the protein MREKILISACLVGINCKFNGENNLLNKDVLDEISKRYHLLFVCPEVYGGLSTPREPAEMKNGAVVCKFSGKDVSKNFKKGAEICLKIAKLNGCKKAILKSKSPSCGSGQIYDGSFSKRLILGDGITAKLLKENKILVFSEDEIVRLDV, from the coding sequence TTGAGAGAAAAAATCTTAATAAGTGCTTGCCTAGTCGGCATAAATTGTAAATTTAACGGCGAAAATAATCTCTTAAATAAAGATGTTTTGGATGAAATTTCAAAGAGATATCATCTGCTTTTTGTTTGTCCAGAGGTTTACGGTGGACTTAGCACGCCAAGAGAACCGGCTGAGATGAAAAATGGTGCGGTTGTTTGTAAATTTTCAGGTAAAGATGTGAGTAAAAATTTTAAAAAAGGAGCAGAAATTTGCCTAAAAATAGCAAAGTTAAATGGCTGCAAAAAGGCTATTTTAAAATCAAAAAGTCCAAGCTGCGGAAGTGGGCAAATTTATGACGGAAGCTTTAGTAAGAGACTTATTTTAGGCGATGGCATCACAGCAAAACTGCTAAAAGAAAATAAAATTTTAGTTTTTAGTGAAGATGAGATAGTGCGGCTTGATGTTTGA
- a CDS encoding SH3 domain-containing protein has product MKKGIFLAFSVALFLGCSQTQPKPSVQNSLPDENVYKPNERISLLDFEMKQDASSLPQNIQSASFDQEEILKRRFKVFTLRGVKFNPNDVFWAFNIYKPSEKRKYFGSNFRQIPQSWFDAQKDNANFSALSSISAYALTSANTALRNFPTDEPIFLNPQTPGEGYPFDYLQESTLSIAHPLFISHLSKDRAWAFVSDDAVWGWVKVEDIKFISDDEANAYQKSSFVTIKTDKMPVYDKAGNFLFYSRVGAILPVLAQDSKNYYGKIYVRNLLREFVLPKSVGALFPLKFNDSNLKTIISSLLTQPYGWGGVDKLRDCSLFTKDLLASFGVWLPRNSRAQANMGQKFDLKGLSNAAKTKEIKEKGVPYLTLVHLPGHIMLYAGYKGDDIYVVHDAWGLKTENNGRALIGATAVTTLNIGQNRSDIQNSNLLISKVDSINVIKPENVISDKARKISALQRAYDVKVEDNLVKFGDGTIFVYDDFKQKDDECSIGADIEDMNALDYAAFSPLSTALSDAGRCRNYEFLGKIYGSSESEVKANLVDVVWLKDSLALKLPFNSKNGAAAALQDVSNELNEMVKHDMSLLEYLKDPGGTFKWRVIAGTNRLSAHSYGIAIDINVKKSHYWQWSKGYQNLIPEKIVRVFEKHKFIWGGRWKHFDTMHFEYRPEMFE; this is encoded by the coding sequence TTGAAAAAGGGTATATTTTTAGCATTTAGCGTTGCTTTGTTTTTGGGATGTTCGCAGACCCAACCAAAGCCAAGTGTGCAAAATTCTTTACCAGATGAAAATGTATATAAGCCAAATGAACGCATTAGTTTGCTTGATTTTGAAATGAAGCAAGATGCCTCGTCGCTACCGCAAAATATACAAAGTGCAAGCTTTGACCAAGAGGAAATTTTAAAAAGAAGGTTTAAGGTTTTTACATTAAGGGGCGTAAAATTTAATCCAAACGATGTCTTTTGGGCATTTAATATATATAAGCCAAGCGAAAAGAGAAAGTATTTTGGCTCAAATTTTAGACAGATACCACAAAGCTGGTTTGACGCACAAAAGGATAATGCAAATTTTTCAGCTCTTTCAAGCATCTCTGCTTATGCTCTAACTTCGGCAAACACAGCTTTAAGAAATTTTCCAACCGATGAGCCGATATTTTTAAATCCGCAAACTCCAGGAGAGGGCTATCCGTTTGATTATCTACAAGAATCAACCCTAAGCATCGCTCATCCACTTTTTATCTCACATCTTTCTAAAGATAGGGCATGGGCGTTTGTTAGTGATGATGCGGTTTGGGGCTGGGTAAAGGTCGAGGATATAAAATTTATAAGCGACGATGAGGCAAATGCCTATCAAAAGTCAAGTTTTGTGACTATAAAAACGGACAAGATGCCAGTTTATGATAAGGCTGGAAATTTCTTGTTTTATTCAAGAGTTGGAGCGATACTGCCTGTTTTGGCTCAGGATAGTAAAAACTACTACGGAAAAATTTATGTAAGAAATCTCTTGAGAGAATTTGTGTTGCCAAAGTCTGTTGGCGCTCTTTTTCCTCTTAAATTTAATGACTCAAATCTAAAAACAATTATTAGCTCCCTTCTTACTCAGCCTTATGGCTGGGGCGGGGTCGATAAGCTAAGGGATTGCTCACTTTTTACTAAAGATTTGTTAGCAAGCTTTGGCGTGTGGCTGCCTAGAAACTCAAGGGCTCAAGCAAATATGGGACAAAAATTTGATCTAAAAGGACTTAGTAACGCTGCTAAGACAAAAGAGATAAAAGAAAAAGGTGTGCCATATCTTACGCTTGTGCATCTGCCAGGACATATCATGCTTTACGCTGGATACAAGGGCGATGATATCTACGTGGTACATGATGCTTGGGGACTAAAAACCGAAAATAACGGCAGGGCATTAATCGGTGCTACGGCAGTAACTACGTTAAACATCGGACAAAATAGAAGCGATATACAAAACTCAAATTTGCTCATTTCAAAGGTTGATTCTATAAATGTGATAAAGCCCGAAAATGTAATAAGCGATAAAGCTAGAAAAATTTCAGCTTTACAAAGGGCTTATGATGTTAAGGTCGAGGATAATTTGGTCAAATTTGGTGATGGAACAATATTTGTCTATGATGACTTTAAACAAAAAGATGATGAGTGTAGTATCGGTGCTGATATAGAGGATATGAATGCGCTTGATTACGCTGCATTTTCGCCGCTTAGCACCGCACTAAGCGATGCTGGCAGATGCAGAAATTATGAGTTTTTAGGCAAAATTTATGGCTCAAGCGAGAGCGAGGTAAAAGCAAATTTGGTAGATGTCGTTTGGCTAAAAGATAGCCTTGCGCTAAAACTACCATTTAACTCTAAAAATGGAGCTGCAGCCGCTTTACAAGATGTAAGTAATGAGCTAAATGAGATGGTAAAACATGATATGAGTTTGCTTGAGTATTTAAAAGATCCAGGTGGGACATTTAAGTGGCGAGTTATTGCTGGTACAAACCGCTTGAGTGCGCACAGCTACGGCATCGCGATCGATATAAATGTGAAAAAGAGCCACTACTGGCAGTGGAGCAAGGGCTATCAAAATCTCATTCCTGAAAAGATAGTGCGTGTTTTTGAAAAACATAAATTTATCTGGGGTGGACGCTGGAAGCACTTTGATACGATGCACTTTGAGTATCGCCCAGAGATGTTTGAGTAG
- a CDS encoding ATP-dependent DNA helicase, with product MKEQILEILSRSNVFLTGGGGVGKSYLTASIIIHYKENFKNVIILGSTGISAVSLGGVSLHSFFKFGYCKDYEELRRFDYHQKDKLSKLRNMLDACDLLVIDEISMVSSDLMEMIRYRLLTSKFKGRVLIVGDFYQLPPVQKEQNENRLFNFLYAFNSSAWEDMKFTNVELLVSKRTNDLKFYEILSRLRVGELDDEIMSYIESLRVTKIEPDDDTSVLFGRNAEAEMLNQKRLSELSTPLEISNSDVSILDENLDKKEFEKWANTLNISRDLEMKIGAKIIFTSNKWGEYYNGEQGKIMQILKENGVISSVIVKKDSGEICEIEKAAYIFSSLNLNEDEIEENVQASLYQFPFKLAYALTIHKSQGMSINSLICNINHIFAKGQLYVALSRAVSPKNLKLFYDKKSDFRQHLRKVVKIDDEVKKFYQENVFLHIKENL from the coding sequence ATGAAAGAGCAAATTTTAGAAATTTTATCTCGCTCAAACGTCTTTTTAACAGGTGGCGGAGGTGTTGGCAAGAGCTATCTAACGGCCTCCATCATCATACACTACAAAGAAAATTTTAAAAACGTCATAATCCTTGGCTCAACTGGCATAAGTGCCGTTAGCCTTGGAGGAGTTAGCTTGCATAGCTTTTTTAAATTTGGCTACTGCAAGGACTATGAGGAGCTAAGGCGCTTTGACTATCATCAAAAAGACAAACTAAGCAAGCTAAGAAATATGCTAGATGCATGTGATCTGCTTGTAATTGATGAAATTTCAATGGTGAGCTCAGATTTAATGGAGATGATAAGATACCGACTACTTACTTCCAAATTTAAAGGTAGGGTGCTTATAGTGGGCGATTTTTATCAGCTTCCGCCAGTGCAAAAGGAGCAAAACGAAAATAGGCTTTTTAATTTTTTATACGCTTTTAACTCCAGTGCGTGGGAGGATATGAAATTTACAAATGTTGAGCTACTAGTCTCAAAACGCACAAATGATCTTAAATTTTATGAGATTCTCTCTCGTCTTAGAGTTGGTGAGTTAGATGATGAAATAATGAGCTATATAGAGAGTTTAAGAGTGACCAAGATAGAGCCAGATGATGATACGAGTGTGCTTTTTGGCAGAAATGCCGAGGCTGAAATGCTAAATCAAAAAAGGCTTTCAGAACTTAGCACGCCACTTGAAATTTCAAACTCAGATGTGAGCATTTTGGATGAAAATTTAGATAAAAAAGAGTTTGAAAAATGGGCAAATACGCTAAATATCTCAAGGGATTTGGAGATGAAGATAGGCGCTAAGATCATCTTTACGTCAAATAAATGGGGTGAGTACTATAACGGCGAGCAAGGCAAGATCATGCAAATCTTAAAAGAAAACGGAGTCATTTCAAGCGTGATCGTGAAAAAAGATAGCGGTGAAATTTGCGAGATAGAAAAAGCTGCTTATATATTTAGTTCGTTAAATTTAAACGAAGATGAGATCGAAGAAAATGTGCAGGCATCGCTTTATCAGTTTCCATTTAAACTTGCTTACGCTCTAACTATCCACAAATCTCAAGGAATGAGCATAAACTCGCTCATTTGTAATATCAACCACATTTTTGCCAAAGGACAACTCTACGTCGCACTTTCTCGTGCAGTAAGTCCTAAAAATTTAAAACTTTTTTATGATAAAAAAAGTGATTTTAGGCAGCATTTAAGAAAAGTGGTTAAAATTGACGACGAAGTTAAGAAATTTTACCAAGAAAACGTATTTTTGCATATTAAGGAGAATTTATGA
- the lolA gene encoding LolA-like outer membrane lipoprotein chaperone — protein sequence MKKFLVASLVAVCSFGAGLNFKSLQSDFTQTVFSEGKSINYKGRFYAKNDNTALWIYESPTPKRIYFNKERVIVIEDELEQAIISKLDDTPNLTQILAHAEQIQPTLYKAIYDGVEYFITIKNTLPTTIDYKDKLSNKIKITLSNPVKDALIPQETLTPVIPQGYDIVNQ from the coding sequence ATGAAAAAATTTCTAGTTGCATCTCTCGTCGCAGTTTGCTCATTTGGTGCTGGCTTAAATTTCAAAAGCCTTCAAAGTGACTTTACGCAAACTGTTTTTAGCGAAGGCAAAAGTATAAATTACAAGGGTAGATTTTACGCAAAAAACGACAATACTGCACTTTGGATATATGAAAGTCCAACACCAAAGAGAATTTATTTTAACAAAGAGCGTGTGATCGTGATTGAAGACGAGCTTGAGCAAGCCATCATTTCAAAGCTTGATGATACGCCAAATTTGACGCAAATTTTAGCTCACGCAGAGCAAATTCAGCCGACACTTTATAAGGCGATATATGACGGAGTTGAGTACTTTATAACCATTAAAAACACTCTTCCAACGACGATTGACTATAAAGATAAACTTTCAAATAAAATAAAAATAACCTTAAGCAACCCAGTAAAAGACGCACTCATACCACAAGAGACGCTAACTCCTGTCATTCCTCAAGGTTATGACATTGTAAATCAATAA
- a CDS encoding ABC transporter permease produces the protein MTSLPKYLLFKYLRFDKTQPFITLSALLAFLGVSIGLMVLIVAMAIMNGFDKEFERKLFTMNYPITVQSAFKGSIDDGFVDELKARFSDLKFSPFISTQVIYRSANALEGGLVYGVNFKDEKQINSVVNEALKDKELDGFEILVGSGITSEFRLKNDEKLTLIFTKADPAGFSLTPKMKRFDIGGSFTSGLIAYDKAFSYVSVDALRKILDYPKGVYDGIHIFSSKPFDDIKRVREGLPAGTVAIGWWEQNGNFFSALALEKRALFIVLMLIILVASLNIISSLLMTVMNRRQEIALLLALGASKGEIKRSFFYQGLVIGGGGIIFGLILGFLGLFLLGNFNIIDLPADVYGSSKLPLELSLIDFMLIIVGAIFIVAISSYYPAKKATEVNVLQTLRNE, from the coding sequence ATGACAAGCTTACCAAAGTACCTGCTTTTTAAATATTTAAGATTTGATAAAACTCAGCCATTTATCACCCTAAGTGCCTTGCTTGCCTTTCTTGGTGTTAGCATCGGACTTATGGTCTTAATCGTTGCGATGGCGATTATGAATGGATTTGACAAAGAATTTGAGCGCAAACTTTTTACGATGAACTATCCAATAACCGTTCAAAGTGCCTTTAAAGGCTCTATTGATGATGGCTTTGTTGATGAGCTCAAGGCTAGATTTAGCGACCTAAAATTTAGTCCATTTATAAGCACGCAGGTCATCTACCGCTCGGCAAATGCGCTTGAGGGCGGACTGGTTTATGGTGTAAATTTTAAAGATGAAAAGCAGATAAATTCGGTTGTAAACGAAGCTTTAAAAGACAAAGAGCTAGATGGTTTTGAGATACTTGTGGGAAGTGGCATAACGAGTGAGTTTAGACTAAAAAACGATGAGAAATTAACGCTTATCTTTACAAAGGCCGATCCAGCTGGCTTTTCGCTAACGCCAAAGATGAAGCGATTTGACATCGGTGGCTCATTTACATCTGGGCTAATCGCCTATGACAAGGCATTTTCATATGTTTCAGTTGATGCTTTGAGGAAAATTTTAGACTATCCAAAAGGCGTTTATGATGGAATTCATATCTTTTCAAGTAAGCCATTTGATGATATAAAAAGAGTGCGTGAAGGGCTTCCAGCTGGCACTGTTGCCATTGGTTGGTGGGAGCAAAATGGCAACTTTTTCTCAGCGCTCGCACTTGAAAAACGAGCACTTTTTATCGTTTTGATGCTTATTATCCTTGTGGCTTCGCTAAATATCATAAGCTCGCTGCTAATGACAGTGATGAACCGCAGGCAAGAGATCGCCTTACTTTTAGCGCTTGGAGCTAGTAAAGGCGAGATAAAAAGAAGCTTTTTCTATCAAGGGCTAGTAATCGGCGGGGGTGGCATTATATTTGGTTTGATACTTGGCTTTTTAGGGCTATTTTTGCTTGGAAATTTCAACATTATAGACTTGCCGGCTGACGTTTATGGCTCAAGTAAACTGCCATTAGAACTTTCTTTGATTGACTTTATGCTTATAATAGTTGGGGCTATCTTTATCGTTGCTATCTCGTCTTATTATCCAGCTAAAAAAGCCACAGAAGTAAACGTACTTCAAACTTTAAGAAATGAGTAG
- a CDS encoding cation:proton antiporter: MEQILEGFLLVAAISVALNVIFKKFQIPTIIGYIVTGTLISEFFNLKSNDEISHIAEFGIAFLMFTIGLEFSFKHLMGMKKEVFLNGGLQVCLSGFIMGVMLYYALHLKDETALIAGLALALSSTAIVLKTLNDSGDVSKIYGRKALGILLFQDIAVIPILLMIDMFSSQDASINELLLKTFTSAIILIVVLFLLGKYVINWIFYKVIQTNSQEVFIATILFMVVGSSTLAHFFGFSYSLGAFLAGMMMAETQYKHQIEVDLIPFRDLLLGLFFITVGMQINFAVVISNIWLVLGLVFSVMVIKAVVVFAILNIYLKRRVAAKTALSVCQIGEFALAVFGLMTTRNLLDIQTAQIFIAASVVSMFATPFILKKLDTIADLIEREIVVEPNETLKPQKIKNHIVVFGYERLGQEVVLRLKETKLLYLVLDNDISLVELGRSRGENVFLGNVLQSHTLENACLSDAAAVIITVNNEQRVELIAQKIKDYGVNTQTIIKINGEGNKDIFGELGKNFHLINEERVMAKTLVHEALQCKIDHDIRA; encoded by the coding sequence ATGGAACAAATTTTAGAAGGCTTCTTGCTTGTTGCAGCGATCTCAGTCGCATTAAATGTCATTTTTAAAAAATTTCAGATACCAACCATCATCGGCTACATCGTAACAGGTACGCTTATATCAGAATTTTTCAACCTAAAAAGCAATGATGAAATTTCTCATATCGCGGAATTTGGTATCGCGTTTTTGATGTTTACCATTGGGCTTGAGTTTAGCTTTAAGCACTTAATGGGTATGAAAAAAGAGGTCTTTTTAAATGGCGGCTTACAGGTTTGTTTAAGTGGCTTTATAATGGGCGTTATGCTTTATTATGCCCTTCACTTAAAAGACGAAACGGCACTTATTGCAGGTCTTGCGCTTGCACTCTCATCAACTGCGATCGTGCTAAAGACGCTAAACGATAGTGGCGATGTGAGTAAAATTTACGGCAGAAAAGCACTTGGAATTTTACTATTTCAAGATATTGCCGTCATTCCTATTTTACTTATGATAGATATGTTTAGCTCGCAAGATGCTTCAATAAATGAGCTTTTACTAAAGACATTTACAAGTGCGATTATTCTTATCGTTGTACTATTTTTACTTGGTAAATATGTCATTAACTGGATATTTTATAAAGTCATTCAAACAAATTCGCAAGAGGTTTTTATAGCTACGATTTTATTTATGGTCGTTGGCTCTAGCACTTTGGCTCACTTCTTTGGCTTCTCATACTCTTTGGGTGCATTTTTGGCCGGTATGATGATGGCAGAGACACAATATAAACACCAAATCGAAGTTGATCTTATTCCTTTTAGAGATTTGCTCTTAGGGCTATTTTTTATAACCGTTGGTATGCAGATAAATTTTGCTGTCGTCATCTCAAACATCTGGCTTGTCCTTGGCCTAGTATTTAGCGTCATGGTGATAAAAGCGGTTGTCGTTTTTGCTATCTTAAACATCTACTTAAAGCGAAGAGTTGCTGCAAAAACTGCACTTAGTGTTTGTCAAATAGGCGAATTTGCACTAGCAGTTTTTGGACTAATGACTACTAGAAATTTACTTGATATACAAACAGCTCAAATTTTTATCGCAGCCTCAGTTGTGTCGATGTTTGCCACGCCTTTTATACTTAAAAAACTAGACACAATAGCAGATCTCATAGAACGTGAGATTGTTGTTGAACCAAATGAAACTCTAAAGCCGCAAAAAATAAAAAATCATATCGTAGTCTTTGGCTATGAAAGGCTTGGGCAAGAGGTCGTTTTAAGACTAAAAGAGACAAAGCTTTTATACCTTGTGCTTGATAATGATATTAGTCTAGTTGAGCTTGGTAGGAGCCGCGGGGAAAATGTATTTCTAGGTAATGTTCTTCAAAGCCATACACTTGAAAATGCCTGCCTAAGCGATGCTGCTGCTGTTATTATAACCGTTAACAATGAGCAAAGGGTGGAGCTCATCGCGCAAAAGATAAAAGACTACGGCGTAAATACCCAAACTATAATAAAAATAAATGGTGAGGGTAATAAAGATATTTTTGGTGAGCTGGGTAAAAATTTTCACCTAATAAATGAAGAGCGTGTCATGGCAAAAACACTCGTACACGAGGCTCTTCAATGCAAAATCGATCATGATATAAGAGCGTAA
- a CDS encoding heat shock protein transcriptional repressor HspR, whose protein sequence is MQNYEEPLFLISVVAKVLSIHPQTLRQYEREGLIEPSRTDGKMRLYSQKDVDRVKTILNLTRELGVNLAGVDVILQLKEKIDDLESTIDELNKKLHEATSQTSTKRSLVKRKNSFDLVFYEGKK, encoded by the coding sequence ATGCAAAATTATGAAGAACCACTTTTTTTAATAAGCGTTGTTGCAAAGGTTTTAAGCATACATCCACAAACTTTAAGACAGTATGAAAGAGAGGGACTTATCGAGCCATCAAGAACAGATGGCAAGATGAGGCTCTACTCACAAAAAGATGTTGATCGAGTAAAAACTATACTAAATTTAACCCGCGAATTAGGTGTAAATTTAGCCGGCGTTGATGTGATACTTCAGTTGAAAGAAAAAATTGACGATTTAGAATCAACTATTGATGAGCTAAATAAAAAATTGCACGAAGCTACCAGTCAAACTAGCACAAAAAGATCGCTCGTAAAGAGAAAAAATAGCTTTGATCTAGTCTTTTATGAAGGTAAAAAATAA
- a CDS encoding DnaJ C-terminal domain-containing protein → MSESLYETLGVSKGASSDEIKKAYRKLARKYHPDINKDPGAEDKFKEINAAYEILSDDKKRAQYDQYGDTMFGGQNFHDFASSSADMGDLNEILKNIFSGGFGGGGAKFSSGFGSNFGGFDGFSSGGFGFGGADLDVNAKISIPFDVAVTGGEHKINFNGESIKIKIPSGIEGGEKLRVKGKGKSAGGQKGDLILAISVEPSDEYERVGDDLYKDIEIPLKTMLFGGKVDVHTYKKDVTIKIAENSKTGTKIRLKGYGVQNRKSGIYGDLYLKARIKLPNISELDEGLVKELKEKLPE, encoded by the coding sequence ATGAGTGAAAGCTTGTATGAGACTTTAGGGGTTTCAAAGGGTGCCTCAAGCGACGAGATAAAAAAAGCTTATAGAAAACTTGCCAGAAAATATCACCCAGACATCAACAAAGACCCTGGAGCAGAAGATAAATTTAAAGAGATAAACGCTGCTTATGAAATTTTAAGCGACGATAAAAAACGAGCTCAATACGATCAGTACGGCGATACTATGTTTGGCGGTCAAAATTTCCACGACTTTGCTAGTAGCTCAGCCGATATGGGCGATCTAAATGAAATTTTAAAGAATATCTTCTCAGGTGGCTTTGGCGGCGGTGGAGCTAAATTTAGCAGCGGATTTGGTAGTAATTTTGGAGGCTTTGACGGATTTAGTAGTGGTGGATTTGGCTTTGGCGGAGCTGATCTAGACGTAAATGCAAAAATTTCTATACCATTTGACGTAGCTGTAACTGGTGGCGAACATAAGATAAATTTTAATGGCGAAAGCATTAAGATAAAAATTCCAAGCGGCATAGAAGGCGGCGAGAAGCTTCGTGTAAAAGGCAAAGGCAAGAGTGCTGGTGGTCAAAAAGGCGATCTTATACTTGCTATTAGCGTTGAGCCAAGCGACGAATATGAAAGAGTCGGAGACGATCTTTATAAAGATATAGAAATTCCACTAAAGACTATGCTTTTTGGCGGAAAAGTCGATGTACATACTTACAAAAAAGATGTCACGATTAAGATCGCTGAGAACTCAAAAACAGGCACAAAGATCCGTTTAAAAGGGTATGGCGTGCAAAACAGAAAGAGCGGAATTTATGGCGATCTTTACTTAAAAGCCAGGATAAAACTTCCAAATATTAGTGAGCTTGATGAAGGCTTAGTAAAAGAGTTAAAAGAAAAATTACCGGAGTAA
- a CDS encoding Do family serine endopeptidase — protein MKKIVLISLVAASFLVGADIKFNEANSNITRVSPLSDKNSVLSYYDSIAQAKLSVVNISTTKTVNNAGIEQMFNDPFFNEFFGFNFAKPKEKEKTTSLGSGVIISNDGYIVTNNHVIEDSDQIVVTLANGGKEFKAKLIGSDPKTDLAVVKIEASGLNAITFADSSKLLDADVVFAIGNPFGVGESITQGIISGLNKDNIGLNQYENFIQTDASINPGNSGGALVDSRGYLVGINSAILSKSGGNNGIGFAIPSNMVKDIAKKLITDGKIERGFIGVTIANLTDDQKELYTNKEGALISGVEQGMPADEAGLKRGDLVISANDKAIKNANDLKNFIGSLTPNSSVDITYERSNKIMNAKIKLANADHNSKDIAKSIIIEGLSVSNLSDEIRYKYKISPDTQGVLVTDVKSGSKAEDFGFERGDVIVQVGEESIKDLQTFANTIKNTKGKKTLVWINRGGIIQGLVIK, from the coding sequence ATGAAAAAGATTGTGCTAATTTCATTAGTAGCAGCTTCTTTTTTAGTGGGGGCTGATATTAAATTTAATGAAGCTAACTCTAATATCACGAGAGTCTCGCCACTTAGCGATAAAAATAGCGTACTTTCTTATTATGACTCGATCGCTCAGGCAAAGCTTTCAGTTGTAAATATCTCAACTACAAAAACGGTAAATAACGCTGGTATTGAGCAGATGTTTAATGACCCTTTCTTTAATGAATTTTTTGGATTTAATTTTGCAAAACCAAAAGAAAAAGAAAAAACTACTTCACTTGGTTCTGGCGTTATTATCTCAAATGATGGCTACATCGTTACAAACAACCACGTTATAGAAGATAGCGATCAAATAGTCGTAACTCTTGCAAATGGTGGTAAAGAATTTAAAGCCAAATTAATAGGAAGTGATCCAAAAACCGATCTAGCCGTCGTAAAGATAGAAGCAAGTGGACTAAATGCTATCACTTTTGCGGACTCATCAAAGCTGCTTGATGCAGATGTTGTATTTGCAATAGGTAATCCATTTGGCGTTGGTGAAAGTATCACTCAAGGTATCATTTCAGGGCTAAATAAAGACAATATCGGCCTTAATCAATATGAAAATTTCATCCAAACAGACGCCTCGATAAATCCTGGCAACTCAGGCGGCGCTTTAGTTGATAGCAGAGGATATTTAGTCGGAATAAACTCAGCCATACTTTCAAAAAGTGGTGGCAATAACGGCATTGGTTTTGCAATCCCATCAAATATGGTAAAAGATATCGCTAAAAAGCTGATAACTGACGGTAAGATCGAGCGTGGCTTTATCGGCGTTACGATTGCAAATTTAACAGATGATCAAAAAGAGCTTTACACAAATAAAGAGGGTGCTTTAATAAGTGGCGTAGAGCAAGGCATGCCAGCAGATGAAGCTGGACTAAAAAGAGGCGATTTGGTTATATCAGCTAATGATAAAGCTATCAAAAATGCAAATGATCTTAAAAATTTCATTGGCTCACTAACTCCAAATAGCAGCGTTGATATAACTTACGAGCGATCAAATAAAATAATGAATGCAAAAATCAAGCTTGCAAACGCTGATCACAATTCAAAAGACATAGCAAAAAGCATTATCATCGAAGGACTTAGCGTCAGTAATCTAAGCGATGAGATAAGATATAAATACAAAATCAGTCCAGATACTCAAGGTGTGCTAGTAACTGATGTGAAATCAGGCTCAAAAGCTGAAGACTTTGGCTTTGAAAGAGGCGATGTGATCGTTCAAGTTGGCGAAGAGAGTATAAAAGATCTTCAAACATTTGCAAATACAATCAAAAATACAAAAGGTAAAAAGACACTAGTGTGGATAAATCGCGGCGGTATCATACAAGGCCTTGTTATAAAATAA
- a CDS encoding response regulator transcription factor, with the protein MTRILMIEDDMELAEILTEYLENYDIEVVTAEEPYIGLSTLNTSKFDLVILDLTLPGMDGLEVCKEIRKNHNIPIIISSARHDITDKVNALDNGADDYLPKPYDPQELLARIKSHLRRQSITPASEARNLNKDLVLKEFEHEILFKGNVLNLTAAEYDILKYLLLKEGGAVTREELIYNCESINEDSSNKSIDVIIGRIRQKLNENPKEPKYIHAIRGIGYKLVL; encoded by the coding sequence ATGACTAGAATTTTAATGATAGAAGATGATATGGAGCTTGCTGAAATTTTAACTGAATATCTAGAAAACTACGATATTGAAGTAGTAACTGCTGAAGAGCCATATATCGGACTATCTACGCTAAATACAAGTAAATTTGACCTAGTGATACTAGATCTTACATTGCCTGGTATGGATGGATTAGAAGTTTGTAAAGAGATCAGGAAAAATCACAATATTCCTATTATCATATCAAGTGCAAGGCATGATATAACAGATAAGGTAAATGCTCTTGATAACGGAGCAGATGATTATTTGCCAAAGCCATATGACCCACAAGAGCTTTTGGCTCGTATCAAAAGTCATCTAAGAAGACAGAGTATCACCCCAGCAAGTGAGGCGAGAAATTTAAATAAAGACTTGGTTTTAAAAGAATTTGAACATGAAATTTTATTTAAAGGAAACGTGCTAAATTTAACTGCTGCAGAATACGATATCTTAAAATATCTACTTTTAAAAGAGGGCGGAGCGGTTACTAGAGAGGAGCTCATCTATAACTGCGAGAGCATAAATGAAGATAGCTCAAACAAAAGTATAGATGTCATTATCGGCAGGATTCGCCAAAAACTAAATGAAAATCCAAAAGAGCCAAAATACATCCACGCGATCCGCGGTATCGGCTATAAATTGGTTCTTTGA